The proteins below come from a single Crossiella sp. CA-258035 genomic window:
- a CDS encoding DUF2306 domain-containing protein gives MATARREPVAVRWWRRPWVAPLFVLVVVFLAFSLPRYLTFDPAQTRVPAPEGASWHYPLLVAHVLLASIAMITGCLQVWPWFRQRYPLAHRYLGRVYVFAGVLPAGVSGFVIGVASPFGPINQVSNVILAVLWLAFTALAVRAAWQRRFGDHRKWMIRSFALTMSIITNRLWGIPIGMWLAPQLETTFGGSEIALGQAISGLTAWLGWTLTLLFAEWWLQRKKKRSVRVPVPVAAAG, from the coding sequence GTGGCGACAGCGCGACGGGAACCGGTGGCAGTGCGGTGGTGGCGGCGGCCCTGGGTGGCCCCGCTGTTCGTGCTGGTGGTCGTGTTCCTGGCGTTCTCCCTGCCGAGGTACCTGACCTTCGACCCGGCCCAGACCAGGGTGCCCGCGCCCGAGGGCGCGAGCTGGCACTACCCGCTGCTGGTGGCGCACGTGCTGCTGGCCTCGATCGCGATGATCACCGGCTGCCTCCAGGTGTGGCCGTGGTTCCGGCAGCGGTATCCCTTGGCGCACCGGTACCTGGGCCGGGTGTACGTCTTCGCCGGCGTGCTGCCGGCCGGGGTGAGCGGGTTCGTGATCGGCGTGGCCAGCCCGTTCGGGCCGATCAACCAGGTGAGCAACGTGATCCTCGCGGTGCTGTGGCTGGCCTTCACCGCGCTGGCGGTGCGCGCGGCCTGGCAGCGCCGCTTCGGCGACCACCGCAAGTGGATGATCCGCAGCTTCGCGCTGACCATGTCGATCATCACCAACCGCCTGTGGGGCATCCCGATCGGCATGTGGCTGGCGCCGCAGCTGGAGACCACCTTCGGCGGCAGCGAGATCGCCTTGGGCCAGGCGATCTCCGGGCTGACCGCCTGGCTGGGCTGGACGCTGACCCTGCTGTTCGCCGAATGGTGGTTGCAGCGCAAGAAGAAGCGGTCAGTACGGGTACCGGTCCCCGTAGCCGCAGCTGGCTGA
- a CDS encoding DUF4153 domain-containing protein, whose protein sequence is MTAALGMMMSGKARDGWDQSAEHAKDEGAGAGEQPESAAEADGSAGEAATEGEAPADEPAEEPPAEPESAEEPRAEPESADSPDHNGQDPVHVRPTHVPGGVVTAAAPVFATVVPRPYAPGSVVVASVAVGVAGAFALPLDRPAIGWVVVGIVAALAVGLVARRDSELVLSGGERAMRGGWLALAIGLLAVGAVRDAEWLFALCVLGAGVAGSLAAGGGRSFFGLFAGAFSVPVTALVRLDWVIRGAAAVRVRGARGRLLVSIAVSVVLLVVFGALFAGADAAFASLVSAVLPTVDGPAIVRGGFVFWLLVFGTAGACLVAVKGAPERAERSARTVGLVEWALPVGMLVLLFGGFVAVQLASLFGGEAYVQRTAGMTYAVYARSGFWQLSAVSVLALAVIGLATRWAPRERSGERLWLRVLLGALAVLTLVIVASSVSRMLAYQEAYGATVLRLLVLTCELWIGLVYLVVLAAGIRLRGSWVPRIVVTSGLTVLFGLSVANPEHLVAEINVAQQRHLDLSYLRQMSADVVPVLDRLPEPQRSCALRTINYTLAGAEPGWREWNASRARARELLAARPHDSSASCGYGDRYPY, encoded by the coding sequence ATGACTGCTGCCTTGGGGATGATGATGAGCGGGAAAGCACGGGACGGCTGGGACCAGTCCGCGGAGCACGCGAAGGACGAGGGGGCCGGGGCCGGGGAGCAACCGGAGTCGGCGGCCGAGGCCGATGGGTCCGCGGGCGAGGCGGCCACCGAGGGCGAAGCCCCGGCCGACGAACCGGCCGAGGAGCCGCCAGCCGAACCGGAATCGGCCGAGGAGCCGCGCGCCGAGCCAGAATCGGCCGACTCCCCCGACCACAACGGCCAAGACCCCGTCCACGTTCGGCCAACACACGTGCCCGGGGGCGTGGTGACCGCTGCGGCTCCGGTGTTCGCGACGGTGGTGCCGCGGCCGTACGCGCCGGGGTCGGTGGTGGTCGCGTCGGTAGCGGTGGGGGTGGCCGGGGCGTTCGCGTTGCCGTTGGACCGGCCCGCCATCGGGTGGGTGGTGGTCGGGATCGTGGCGGCGCTGGCGGTGGGGCTGGTGGCGCGGCGGGACTCCGAGCTGGTGCTCTCCGGCGGGGAGCGGGCGATGCGCGGCGGGTGGCTGGCGCTGGCGATCGGGCTGCTGGCGGTGGGGGCGGTGCGGGACGCGGAGTGGCTGTTCGCGCTGTGCGTGCTGGGCGCGGGGGTGGCCGGGTCGCTGGCGGCCGGGGGCGGGAGGTCGTTCTTCGGGTTGTTCGCCGGCGCGTTCTCGGTGCCGGTGACCGCGCTGGTGCGGCTGGACTGGGTGATCCGGGGCGCGGCGGCGGTGCGGGTGCGCGGGGCGCGCGGGCGGCTGCTGGTGTCGATCGCGGTGTCGGTGGTGCTGCTGGTGGTCTTCGGCGCCTTGTTCGCGGGGGCGGATGCCGCGTTCGCCTCGCTGGTCTCCGCGGTTCTGCCCACTGTGGACGGTCCGGCGATCGTGCGCGGCGGCTTTGTGTTCTGGCTGCTGGTCTTCGGCACCGCGGGGGCCTGCCTGGTCGCGGTCAAGGGCGCGCCGGAGCGGGCGGAGCGGTCGGCCCGCACGGTCGGGCTGGTGGAGTGGGCGCTGCCGGTGGGCATGCTGGTGCTGCTGTTCGGCGGGTTCGTCGCGGTGCAGCTGGCCAGCCTGTTCGGTGGCGAGGCCTACGTGCAGCGGACCGCCGGGATGACCTACGCGGTGTACGCGCGCAGCGGGTTCTGGCAGCTCAGCGCGGTGAGCGTGCTCGCGCTGGCGGTGATCGGCCTGGCCACCCGGTGGGCGCCACGGGAACGTTCCGGCGAGCGGCTGTGGCTGCGGGTGCTGCTGGGCGCGCTGGCCGTGCTGACGCTGGTGATCGTGGCCTCCTCGGTCAGCCGGATGCTGGCCTACCAGGAGGCCTACGGGGCCACCGTGCTGCGGCTGCTGGTGCTCACCTGCGAGCTGTGGATCGGCCTGGTGTACCTGGTGGTGCTGGCCGCGGGCATCCGGCTGCGCGGGTCCTGGGTGCCGCGGATCGTGGTCACCTCCGGCCTGACCGTCCTCTTTGGACTCTCAGTGGCCAATCCGGAACACCTGGTGGCGGAGATCAACGTGGCGCAGCAGCGGCACCTGGACCTGAGCTACCTGCGGCAGATGTCCGCCGACGTGGTCCCGGTGCTGGACCGGCTGCCCGAACCGCAGCGCTCCTGCGCGCTGCGGACGATCAACTACACGCTGGCCGGGGCCGAGCCGGGCTGGCGGGAGTGGAACGCCTCCAGGGCCAGGGCCAGGGAGCTGCTCGCCGCCCGCCCGCACGACTCCTCAGCCAGCTGCGGCTACGGGGACCGGTACCCGTACTGA
- a CDS encoding sensor domain-containing diguanylate cyclase has protein sequence MADSLAALHGQQLLELLAVVSAYPDEDSAVHGAVERAAQALEAEVAAVVFGAEVAACIGFPAGTVPVAELLAVTRQERAHLEVPGLGRAHAVSTSWGGSHPGHLVLARWADEFSVEERHLMRGMARLLELTLTMLRTLQAEHAMRERGERQAAENAELVATLRQRQRLMEHLFEVQRAISRRRPLPQILDMITSAAADLLGAGIVGLWLRDSAEPAELRLAASVGLRPDLLEQRASVRLVETGAAGEAVLVEDVVVRYGRLPESALLYRLTAGRLRAAMAAPVYDSGEVAGSLLIGSGQATRRYAAADVQMLRSFAEHVSLALTDANTVEQMRRAFHDSLTGLASRGLFLDQLSQLLTQPGPLTAGPDRVAVLFVDLDRFKAVNDTLGHAAGDNLLICTAERLKAQLRSSDVAARLGGDEFAVLLTGVETVRDAVLVAQRILHALAEPMLIAGRQLRVNASIGIAHSPRGAADAADLMRRADVAMYQAKRAGRGRYEVFSDGMLITGAEDLPDRTG, from the coding sequence ATGGCGGACTCCCTCGCGGCCCTGCACGGCCAGCAGCTGCTGGAGCTGCTGGCGGTGGTCTCGGCCTACCCGGATGAGGACTCCGCGGTGCACGGCGCGGTGGAACGGGCCGCGCAGGCGCTGGAGGCCGAGGTGGCCGCGGTGGTCTTCGGCGCCGAGGTGGCCGCCTGCATCGGGTTCCCGGCCGGGACCGTGCCGGTGGCCGAGCTGCTCGCGGTGACCAGGCAGGAACGCGCGCACCTGGAGGTGCCCGGCCTCGGTCGCGCGCACGCGGTGTCGACCAGCTGGGGCGGCAGCCATCCCGGCCACCTGGTGCTGGCGCGCTGGGCGGATGAGTTCTCGGTCGAGGAACGGCACCTGATGCGCGGCATGGCGCGGCTGCTGGAGCTGACCCTGACCATGCTGCGCACCCTGCAGGCCGAGCACGCGATGCGCGAGCGCGGTGAACGGCAGGCCGCGGAGAACGCCGAACTGGTGGCCACCCTGCGCCAGCGGCAGCGGCTGATGGAGCACCTGTTCGAGGTGCAGCGGGCCATCTCCCGGCGCCGCCCGCTGCCGCAAATCCTGGACATGATCACCAGCGCCGCGGCCGACCTGCTGGGCGCGGGCATCGTCGGGCTGTGGCTGCGCGACTCGGCCGAGCCGGCGGAGCTGCGGCTGGCCGCCAGCGTCGGCCTGCGCCCGGACCTGCTGGAGCAGCGGGCCAGCGTGCGCCTGGTGGAGACCGGGGCCGCGGGTGAGGCGGTGCTGGTGGAGGACGTGGTGGTGCGCTACGGGCGGCTGCCGGAGTCCGCGCTGCTGTACCGGCTGACCGCGGGGCGGCTGCGTGCGGCGATGGCCGCGCCGGTCTACGACAGCGGGGAGGTCGCGGGCAGCCTGCTGATCGGCTCCGGCCAGGCCACCCGCCGCTACGCCGCCGCCGACGTGCAGATGCTGCGCTCCTTCGCCGAGCACGTCAGCCTGGCGCTGACCGACGCGAACACGGTCGAGCAGATGCGCAGGGCCTTCCACGACTCGCTGACCGGGCTGGCCAGCCGCGGCCTGTTCCTGGACCAGCTCTCCCAGCTGCTCACCCAGCCCGGCCCGCTGACCGCGGGGCCGGACCGGGTGGCGGTGCTGTTCGTGGACCTGGACCGGTTCAAGGCGGTCAACGACACCCTCGGCCACGCCGCCGGGGACAACCTGCTGATCTGCACCGCGGAACGGCTCAAGGCCCAGCTGCGCAGCTCCGATGTGGCCGCCCGGCTGGGCGGGGACGAGTTCGCGGTGCTGCTCACCGGGGTGGAGACGGTGCGGGACGCGGTGCTGGTGGCGCAGCGGATCCTGCACGCGCTGGCCGAGCCGATGCTCATCGCCGGGCGGCAGCTGCGGGTCAACGCCAGCATCGGCATCGCGCACAGCCCGCGCGGCGCGGCCGACGCCGCCGACCTGATGCGGCGCGCGGATGTGGCCATGTACCAGGCGAAGCGGGCCGGGCGCGGCCGGTACGAGGTGTTCTCCGACGGCATGCTGATCACCGGCGCGGAGGACCTGCCGGACCGGACCGGCTGA